One genomic window of Gallus gallus isolate bGalGal1 chromosome 34, bGalGal1.mat.broiler.GRCg7b, whole genome shotgun sequence includes the following:
- the RNF41 gene encoding E3 ubiquitin-protein ligase NRDP1: MGYDVARFQGDVDEDLICPICSGVLEEPVQAPHCEHAFCNACITQWFSQQQTCPVDRSVVTVAHLRPVPRIMRNMLSKLQITCDNAVFGCTAVVRLDNLMSHLNDCEHNPKRPVTCEQGCGLEMPKDELPNHNCIKHLRSVVQQQQTRIAELEKTSAEHKHQLAEQKRDIQLLKAYMRAIRSVNPNLQNLEETIEYNEILEWVNSLQPARVTRWGGMISTPDAVLQAVIKRSLVESGCPTSIINELIENAHERNWPQGLATLETRQMNRRYYENYVAKRIPGKQAVVVMACENQHMGEDMVLEPGLVMIFAHGVEEI, translated from the exons ATGGGGTATGATGTAGCACGCTTTCAGGGGGATGTTGATGAAGATCTTATATGCCCCATCTGCAGCGGGGTCCTGGAGGAGCCAGTTCAG gctccTCACTGTGAGCACGCCTTCTGCAATGCCTGCATCACCCAGTGGTTCTCCCAGCAGCAGACCTGCCCCGTGGACCGCAGCGTGGTGACGGTCGCCCACCTCCGCCCCGTGCCGCGCATTATGCGCAATATGCTCTCCAAGCTGCAGATCACCTGTGACAATGCTGTCTTTGGCTGCACGGCTGTAGTGCGACTCGACAACCTGATGTCTCACCTCAACGACTGCGAGCACAACCCCAAGCGCCCCGTGACCTGCGAGCAGGGATGCGG CTTGGAAATGCCCAAAGATGAGCTGCCAAACCACAACTGCATCAAGCATTTAAGATCggtggtgcagcagcagcagaccagAATTGCTGAGCTGGAGAAGACCTCAGCAGAACACAAGCATCAGCTGGCAGAGCAG AAACGTGACATCCAGCTGCTGAAGGCCTACATGCGCGCCATCCGCAGCGTCAACCCCAACCTGCAGAACCTGGAGGAGACCATCGAGTACAACGAGATCCTGGA GTGGGTGAACTCCCTGCAGCCCGCCCGTGTGACGCGGTGGGGGGGGATGATCTCCACGCCGGACGCCGTGCTGCAGGCCGTCATCAAACGTTCCCTGGtggagagtggctgccccacgtCCATCATCAACGAGCTGATTGAGAACGCCCACGAGCGGAACTGGCCTCAGGGCCTGGCCACGCTGGAGACGCGTCAGATGAACCGGCGTTACTACGAGAACTACGTGGCCAAACGCATCCCCGGCAAGCAGGCCGTGGTGGTGATGGCCTGTGAGAACCAGCACATGGGTGAGGACATGGTGCTGGAGCCGGGGCTGGTGATGATCTTTGCACACGGAGTGGAGGAAATATAA
- the NABP2 gene encoding SOSS complex subunit B1 — translation MSTETFVKDIKPGLKNLNLIFIVLETGRVTKTKDGHEVRTCKVADKTGSINISVWDDVGNLIQPGDIIRLTKGYASVFKGCLTLYTGRGGDLQKIGEFCMVYSEVPNFSEPNPEYVAQQSKGTPNENATTAAPQSTPGPPPATAAAPDSQNGNGLSSGGPTHPPSAPAHPPSGRITRSQPGHPPGPVSNGKETRRSSKR, via the exons ATGAGCACCGAGACCTTCGTGAAGGACATCAAACCGGGCCTGAAGAACCTCAACCTCATCTTCATCGTCCTGGAGACGG GCCGTGTGACGAAGACAAAGGACGGCCACGAGGTGCGGACGTGTAAAGTGGCCGACAAGACGGGCAGCATCAACATCTCGGTGTGGGACGACGTGGGGAACCTCATCCAGCCCGGGGACATCATCCGCCTCACCAAGGG CTACGCCTCCGTCTTCAAGGGCTGCCTGACGCTGTACACGGGGCGCGGAGGGGACCTGCAGAAGATTGGCGA GTTCTGCATGGTGTACTCCGAGGTGCCCAACTTCAGCGAGCCCAACCCCGAATACgtggcacagcagagcaaaggg accccaaATGAGAACGCGACGACGGCCGCCCCGCAGAGCACCCCGGGTCCCCCCCCGGCCACAGCCGCAGCCCCTGACAGCCAGAATGGAAACGGGCTGAGCTCGGGGGGTCCCACGCACCCCCCCAGCGCCCCCGCGCACCCCCCCAGCGGCCGCATCACCCGCAGCCAACCTGGGCACCCCCCCGGCCCCGTCAGCAACGGCAAAGAGACGCGGAGGAGCAGCAAGAGATAA